The Mycolicibacterium aurum genome segment ACGGGGCGGTCGCCCATCGTGAGCATCCAGTTGTCATCGGTGAGCGCGTGGATGCCCGCCGGTTTGCCGAAACCGGTGGCGACCTTGGCTCGTTGCTTGTTGTCGCTGATCCCGACCGAGCACGACAGGCCGGTTTCGGCGGCGACCACGTGCTGGATGCGGCGGGCGAGCTCGTACGGGTCGTCGACGCGCGCCCCGAGGTAGGCCTCGTCCCAGCCCCATACCTCCACCGGGTGCCCGAGATCGCGGAGCAGGCCCATCACGCGTTCGGAAGCGGCGTCGTAGGCCTGCGGGTCCGAGGGCAGGAACGTGGCGTCGGGGCACCGTCGTGCCGCGGCGCGCAACGGCATCCCGGCGCGCACCCCGAATTCCCTGGCCTCATAGGACGCGCAGGTCACGACCTTGCGCGGTTCGGCCGGATCCCCGCTGCCCCCGACGATGACCGGCAGGCCCACGAGTTCGGGATGACGCTGGAGCTCGACCGAGGCGAGGAACTGGTCCATGTCGACATGCAGGATCCACTCATCCCCGGCCGGCGCCGCGGACGCGGTCATGATCCGCAGAGCTTGCGCGCCACCGTCTCCCACGCGTTGCCCAGATCTGTCAGGGTCAGGTTGCGCTCGGTGAGTTGGTGATGGATGTAGTCGGCGTCGAGCAGCGCCGTCAGCGCCGTCGCCTGCGCATCGAGATCCCCTGTCGTGCCGGCAGTTTCGAGCAACAGTCGAACATGGCTGTGATGCAGCATCATCGGGGCGTTGAAGCGCATCTGCGGGTCGCGGCCGACGTCGGAGAGCAGGGCGTGATGAGAGTCGACGAATTTCAACCGCTCCCAGCCGTAGGCGATGAGGCGCTCCAGCGGTGGTGCACCCGGGCCCAAGGGGGGCGGCCCGAACAGGAACGCCTGCTGCTGGGTCTTCTCGTCCTCGTCGAGCAGGACGATCATGAGCCCGGCGCGGCTGCCGAACCTGCGGAACAGCGTGCCCTTGCCGACTCCGGCGGCTGCGGCGATGTCGTCGGTGGTGACGGCCTCCGCGCCGCGCTCGTCGACCAGCCGGCGTGCCGCATCGAGCAGCAGGGCACGGTTACGCGCCGCGTCGCCACGCTCCTGTGGTCCGTCGACGCTCACCGGCAGTACCGGCAGCTCGTTGCGGTCCTCGGCGACGCTCACCTGGCAACTTTAGCTCAGCCGGAATACAACGGACTGCGGTCCGGTTGCGTGGTGGAAGGATCGGGGCCAAGCCAATCAGAAGGAGCACGATGTCGGACACCGTCAACAACACGATTCTGGTTCTCGTCGGCAGCCTGCGCGCAGCGTCGGTGAATCGTCAGCTGGCCGAGGTCGCTGTCGAGACAGCACCCGCCGGCGTCACCCTGGAGGTGTTCGACCGGCTGGCGGAGCTGCCGTTCTACAACGAGGAGATCGACACCGACGACGCTCCCGAACCCGTGGTCGCGCTGCGCGAGGCGGCTGCCCGCGCGGGAGCGGCGCTGGTGGTGACCCCCGAGTACAACGGCAGCATCCCCGCGGTGCTCAAGAACGCCATCGACTGGTTGTCGCGGCCGTACGGCAACGGTGCGCTCAAGGGCAAGCCGTTCGCGGTCGTCGGTGCGGCGCTGGGCCAGTACGGGGGCGTCTGGGCGCACGACGAGACACGGAAGTCGTTCGGCATCGCCGGACCCCGCGTCGTCGAGGGTCTGGATCTGTCCATTCCGACGAAGGAGCTGGACGGCAAGCATCCGCGCGAGCACGGCGAGACCGTGGAACGGCTGCGCGACATCGTCGGCAAGCTGGCCGCCGAGATCGAGTGACCCGTCGGGCGCGGCGGGGGGCGGGAAGGCCGGCGGTCCGAGGGACTTGTCGGTGGCTTCTGATAGACCGGACACAGGCGGTCGCGACGACGTCGCTGTGACCTGTGACACGCCGAATGCGGCGCGACACACCGCAGTCACCAGGCAAAATTCCAAACGTGTGATTACGACCATCTTGTGTGTGCTCTACTAGCGGAGCACAACATCTAGTGCCTAGGGTGGTGAGCGGCGAGGGAAGCGATTCGCTCTCGGCGGGGAGTCCAGAGGAAGTTCTGGCCTCAGCTCGGCGTTGAGTACAGAAGAGCTCACGTCGTCCGGTCAACTGTTCGTCAGATGGGGTGTGGAGTGACAAACGAATCACCGGTCGTCGAAGAAAATTTCGCTGAGGGAGCCCGCAAATGACTGTCACCGTGTACACCAAGCCCGCCTGCGTCCAGTGCAATGCCACCTACAAGGCTCTCGACAAGCAGGGCATCGCCTACGACGTCGTCGACATCTCCGTCGACACCGAGGCTCGCGACTACGTGATGGCGCTGGGTTACCTGCAGGCCCCCGTCGTGGTGGCGGGCAACGACCACTGGTCGGGCTTCCGCCCCGACCGGATCAAGTCCCTCGCCGGCGTCGCCGCCGTCACGGCGTGACGGTATCGGCCTGAGCGGGCGGTCGGCGGACACTCACAGGAGAGGACAGGCATGAGCAATCTCGTCTACTTCTCCAGCGTGTCCGAGAACACCCACCGCTTCGTGCAGAAGCTGGGGATGCCTGCCGACCGTGTCACCCGAATCCCGCTGCACGGCCGCATCGAGGTCGACGAACCGTATGTCCTGGTTCTGCCGACCTACGGTGGCGGCAAGGCCACTCCGGACATCAGCAACGGGGGCTACGTCCCCAAGCAGGTCATCGCGTTTCTCAACAATGAGCACAACCGGTCGTTGATCCGCGGCGTCATCGCCGCGGGCAACAACAACTTCGGTGAAGAGTTCGCCTACGCAGGCAATGTGGTCTCCCGCAAGTGTGGCGTGCCGTATCTCTACCGCTTCGAACTGATGGGGACCCCGGACGACGTCATCGCCGTCCAGGAGGGCCTGAAAGACTTCTGGAAGGAACAACCGACGTGGCACCAACCGTCACAGCTGCAGAGCCTGTAACCACCGGCGCACACGCGCTTCCGGGGGAAATGGATTACCACGCGCTGAACGCGATGCTGAACCTGTACGACGCCGACGGCAAGATCCAGTTCGACAAGGACCGCGAAGCCGCCAACCAGTACTTCCTTCAGCATGTCAACCAGAACACGGTGTTCTTCCACAACCAGGACGAGAAGCTCGACTACCTGGTTCAGAAGAACTACTACGAGCGCGAGGTGCTCGACCAGTACTCGCGCAATTTCGTCAAGTCGCTGCTGGATCGCGCGTACGCCAAGAAGTTCCGGTTCCCGACGTTCCTCGGCGCATTTAAGTACTACACGTCGTACACGCTGAAGACCTTCGACGGAAAGCGCTACCTGGAGCGCTTCGAGGACCGGGTCGTGATGGTGGCGCTGACGCTGGCCTCCGGTGACACGGTGCTGGCCGAGAAGCTCGTCGACGAGATCATCGACGGCCGCTTCCAGCCGGCCACCCCGACGTTCCTGAACTCGGGCAAGAAGCAGCGCGGTGAGCCGGTGTCGTGCTTCCTGCTGCGCATCGAGGACAACATGGAGTCCATCGGGCGCTCCATCAACTCGGCGCTGCAGCTGTCCAAGCGCGGCGGCGGAGTGGCGTTGCTGCTGTCCAACATTCGCGAGCACGGCGCGCCGATCAAGAACATCGAGAACCAGAGCTCCGGCGTCATCCCGATCATGAAGCTGCTTGAGGACTCGTTCTCCTACGCCAACCAGCTCGGCGCCCGCCAGGGTGCGGGTGCGGTGTACCTGCAGGCCCACCATCCCGACATCTATCGCTTCCTGGACACCAAGCGCGAGAACGCCGACGAGAAGATCCGCATCAAGACGCTCTCGCTGGGTGTCGTGATCCCGGACATCACGTTCGAGCTCGCGAAGAAGAACGAGGACATGTACCTGTTCTCGCCGTACGACGTCGAGCGCGTCTACGGGGTGCCGTTCGCCGACATCTCGATCACCGAGAAGTACTACGAGATGGTCGACGACGCCCGGATCCGTAAGACCAAGATCAAGGCGCGCGAGTTCTTCCAGACGCTGGCCGAGCTGCAGTTCGAGTCGGGCTACCCGTACATCATGTACGAGGACACGGTGAACCGGTCCAACCCGATCGAGGGCAAGATCACCCACAGCAACCTGTGCTCGGAGATCCTGCAGGTGTCCACGCCGTCGCTGTTCAACGAGGACCTGACCTACGCCAAGGTGGGCAAGGACATCTCGTGCAACCTCGGTTCGCTCAACATCGCCAAGGCGATGGACTCGCCGGACTTCGCGCAGACCATCGAGGTGTCGATCCGCGCGCTCACCGCGGTCAGCGACCAGACCCATATCTGGTCCGTGCCGTCGATCGAGCAGGGCAACAACGACTCTCACGCCATCGGCCTCGGGCAGATGAACCTGCACGGGTACCTGGCCCGCGAACGCATCCTCTACGGCTCCGACGAGGGCGTCGACTTCACCAACATGTACTTCTACACCGTGCTGTATCACGCCTTGCGGGCGAGCAACCGCATCGCGATCGAACGGGGTAAGGCATTCGGCGGGTTCGAGCGCTCGAAGTACAAGTCGGGGGAGTTCTTCGACAAGTACACCGATCAGGTGTGGGAGCCGGCGACCGCGCGGGTGCGCGAGCTGTTCGCCGACGCGGGCATTCGCATTCCCACGCAGGACGATTGGTTGCGGCTCAAGGAGTCGGTGCAGACGCACGGCATCTACAACCAGAACCTGCAGGCCGTGCCGCCGACGGGGTCGATCTCCTACATCAACCACTCGACCAGCTCCATCCACCCGGTCGCCAGCAAGATCGAGATCCGCAAGGAAGGCAAGATCGGACGGGTCTACTACCCGGCGCCGTACCTGACCAACGACAACCTGGAGTACTACCAGGACGCGTACGAGATCGGCTACGAGAAGATCATCGACACCTACGCCGCGGCCACCCAGCATGTGGACCAGGGTCTGTCGCTGACGCTGTTCTTCAAGGACACCGCCACCACGCGCGACGTGAACAAGGCGCAGATCTACGCCTGGCGCAAAGGCATCAAGACGCTGTACTACATCCGCCTGCGCCAGATGGCGTTGGAGGGCACGGAAGTCGAGGGTTGCGTCAGCTGCATGCTGTGAGCTGAGGCGAGTCGCAGGCCAGGGGCACCGCCCCCTGGCCTGCTCCCGTTTGATGCGATGAATTCTCGGGGGGCGGCTGGTCTGTCTACCTGACGGCGGCCGACAGAGCTTGCCGCGGACCACGGGAGAAACCCGATGCACAGCACGATCTTCGTGAACCTTCCCGTCGCCGACGTCGAGCGATCACGAAAGTTCTTCGCCGACCTCGGATACACGTTCAACGAAGACTTCAGCAGCGACAGCGCGGCGACGGTGGTGCTGGGTGAGCACCTGTTCGCGATGCTGATCCAGCGCGACTCATTCGACGCGCTGCACCCGATTGCGACCGCTGATGCCTTCGCTGTCAAGGAGTGCGTCGTCTGCCTGACCGTCGACAGTCGAGCCGAGGTGGACGCGCTGGTGGACCGCGCGCTCACCGCGGGCGGCACGGTAGGGGATACCGAAGATCACGACTTCATGTACGGCCGCAGCTACAACGACCCGGATGGCCACTCCTGGCAGATCTTCTGGATGGCCCCGGCAGGCCCCGAGGGCAGCGACTAGGAGCGGCGGTCAGCTCTCGCGAGACTGCTCCGCGCGCAACGCCTTCAGGCGTCGCTCCTCGCGCAGGACGGCCTGGTAGCTCTCCCGTTCCGCGACCAGCCACTCCGGCTTCTCGTCGAGCAGCGCGTCGATCTGCTCGGTGGTGAGCGCGTTGTCGACGTCGTTGCGTGCCAGAGCCGCGATCGAGATGCCCAGCTTGGCCGCCACCAGATTCTTCGGGTGCGGCCCGTTCTTGCGAAGGTCCTTCAGCCACTGCGGCGGGTCCGCCTGCAGCGCCTCGAGCTCGGCGCGGGTGATCGCGTTCTCCTGGAACTCCGACGGCGTGGCGGGCAGGTAGACGTCCAGCTTCTTGGCCGCCGTGGCGGGTTTCATGGACTGCGAGTTCGGCCTGCTCATGGCATGAGCTTATCGGTAGCCTGAGGCGGTGGCTCCGTCCTCGCTGCCCTCGCTGACCGTCGGGTACGTCCCCGGGGTGACACCCGCGAAGTGGGCCCGGACCTGGGCGGAGCGTCATCCCGAGGTACCGCTGGTGTTACGCGCCGTCGCCGCCGCGGACGCGGCCTCCGCGGTGCGGGCCGGCACCGTCGAGGCGGCATTGCTGCGGTTGCCCGCCGACACGACCGGACTGGCGGTCATCCCGGTGTACGAGGAGACCACGGTGGCGGTGGTGCCGATCGATCACCTCCTCACTGCCGTCGACGAGATCAGCGCCGCGGACCTCGACGGCGAGCCGGTGGTGCTCCCACTCGACCGCGTCGTCGACTGGGCCGGCGCGCCCGGTACCCCGCTCGATCACCGACCCGAAAGCACCCAGGACGCAATAGAACTCGTCGCCGCCGGGATCGGTGCGCTCGTCGTTCCGCAATCGCTGGCCAGGCTGTACCGCCGTAAAGACCTCACCTACCGCCCGATCGTCGACGCACCCACCTGCCCCGTCGCGCTCGCCGTCCCCGAGGGGCCGCAGTCGGCACCGATCGAAGAGTTCATCGGAATCGTGCGGGGCCGACAACCCGGGTCGTCACGGGGTAAGACCGAGCCCGTACCGAAACGCACCGCGCGGGAGAAGACCCTGGCGAAACAGGCGGCCCGCGCCGCTGCAGGCAAGGTCGCCCGCACGCCGGGACCGGCCAAGCGCGGCCGCCGCTGACGGGCTAGATCGTCAGCGTGCCGTCGTCGTTGATGGTCCACTCCGGGTTCAGGGCGACCTCCCACACGTGGCCGTCGGGGTCGGCGAAGTAACCGGAATAGCCGCCCCAGAACACTCTTTCGGCTGGCTTGAGGATGGTCGCGCCTGCCGCCTCGGCCTGGGCCAGCACCACGTCGACGTCGGCCTCGGTGCGCTGGTTGATCGCGATGGTGATGCCGCTGAAGCGCCCGTCCACCGGGTGGTGAGCGTCCTCGGCCAGGTCCGCGCGGCCGAACAGCGCCAGCGCGATGCCCGGCAGTTGGTAGAACACCACGCCTTCCGGTGCGGCCTTCGGCGTCCACCCGAGCCCGTCTTCGTAGAAGCGGCGGGCGCGGGAGAGGTCGTCGACGCCGAGCGTGATCAGGCTGATGCGCTGCTCCATGGTCACCAGTCTCCCTTCTGCCCGATCATTCAGTCGACGGACCCTCGCGACACCAGCCCCGACCAGAACTCGACGGTGGGAACGGCGGGCCGATCCCGGGGTCCGTCGGGTCCGACCCCGATGTCGATGTAGTCGGCCAGGTCGGTGCCACAGACGACCACGGCGGTCTGCACCACCGAGAGCACGGGATGCCCGAACGATCCGCGACCGCCGGGCAGGTAATGGTGCGAGTGGACGGGGACCAACGCCGGCACCCGCGCCAACCGGTATCTGGCGGTGCGCAACGCGTCTTTCATGCGGGCCGGGCGCGTGCCCCAGCTGTCATCCCAGAAGTCGCTCCACTCGACGGCGAACAGGACACCCTCGACGGGCAGCTGCAACCGTTTGGCCAGGCTTCGACGGCCCTCGCTGCGCCAGTTCGGCCACTGCGCTCCGACGGGAACACCGATCGCGAGGAAGGCGCGGTGGTCGTCGGCGAACGCGAAACCGAACTCCGCCTCCACGCGCGCGAACTCGTCGTCCGACAGACCTGGCTCGACCGTCACCGCCGCCACCTCGGTCACACGGGCGGCAGCCGTGGCTCCGAGTGATGCCGCATCGGCGTCGATCATCACCACAGGCTAGGGGTTGGTGGTCACTCCGGTCCCGTGGCACCGGCGATCGAGTTGCCGCCGTCGATCGCCAACGTGGTGCCGGTGACGTACGAGGCGCCGGGCGTGGCGAAGAAGGCGATGCCGGCCGCCACCTCGGCCGCGGATGCCGACCGCCCGATCGGAGTGGCGTTGCCCGCGGCGACCTCGGACGGGAGCTGCGCCGCGGTGGCTATCCAGCCCGGGATCACGACGTTGGCCGTCACCCCGTTCTTGGCGTAGTCGACCGCCACCGAACGGGTCATCCCGAGCATCGCCGCCTTGGCGGTGTGATAGCCGACATCGCCGGTGTAGGCGGTGAGGATCCCCGCGGTCGACGCCACGTTGATGATGCGTCCGTATCCGCGCTCGACCATCCCGGGGAGCGCGGCCCGGGTGACGAAGAAGGCGCTGTCGACGTTGCGTCGCAACGCCAGCGCCCACTCTTCGTCGGTCATCACCATGAGCGAGTTCGGGCGCTCGGGGATGTTGACCGACGCCAGACCGGCATTGTTGACGAGGATGTCGAGCTTGCCGAACTCCGCGATGGTTGCGGCGACAAGGTCGCCGGCCGCGTCGGGGTCCATCAGGTCGGCGACGAATGAATGCGCCACGATCCCTTCGGCCCGGAGCTCGGCCGCCCGCTCGGCCGCGCGGTCGGTGGTTCCGGTGACCATCACCGCCGCGTTGAACTGGCCGAGGAGGCGGGCAGAGGCAAACCCGATTCCGAGGTCACTGCTCGATCCGGTGACCAACGCCACCTGCCCGGTCAAGTCGTACGCGCTGGGCACCGTAGTGGGCATGATGTTGCATCCCTTCTTATTTCGGCACGCTCTCATGGTGATGGCGGGCCGTGCGTAGAGGACACTAGAGCGCCGAAGCCGTCGTTTCCAGGTCGTGCGACCAAAACTTGGACGATCGTACAAACTCGTAACTGCCGCGTCACGCCCGCGAAATCTGCCGGGCCGAGACTCTGTCGGGTGAGCATGAATCGCTTGTCGGTGACCGCAGGATCCCTCGCCCTGACCGTTGTGATGCTGACGGGTACCGCCTGCTCGGGAAGCACCAACCAGGCAACCGACGCGGCGGCGTTGATGTCCTCGGTGCGCACCCCCATGCTGTCGGATCCGCCACCGCTGGACCCCGACGTGTTCTATCAACCCGAAGGTCTGATGATCATGACCTCGGCCTACCAGGGACTGCTGCAGTACGCGCCCGGCTCCACCACGCTGCAGGGTCTGCTGGCGACGAAATGGGCTGTGTCCGAAGATGGTTTGACGTACACGTTCACCCTGCGCGACGGCGTCCGGTTCTCCGACGGGACGCCCTTCGACTCGGCGGCGGCGAAGTCGAGCTTTCAGCGCCGGATCGACATGGCGGCAGGTCCGTCGTACATGCTGGCCGACGTCGCGGACATGCAGACCCCTGACCCGCAGACCTTCGTGGTGACGCTCACCAAGCCGGTGGCTCCGTTCCTCGACTATCTGGCGTCTCCGTACGGCCCGTTGATGACCAGCCCGACCGCGGTGGCCGAGCATGCCGTCGGCGGTGACCGAGCCGCAGCCTGGCTGGCGACGCGGACCGCGGGCACCGGCCCCTACGAGCTGACCGAGGCGGTTCCGGCAAGCCGCTACACGATGACTGCCAACGAGAACTACTGGGGAGACAAGCCGCAGATCTCCAAGGTCGAGATGCCGGTGATCAACGCCACCGCCGTGCAACGTCTCCAGCTGGAGAACGGCCAGCTCGACATGATCCTGCACGGCCTGTCCAAGGGTGACTACGAGGGGCTGGCCACCGGCGCGAACACCGAAGTGCGACAGGAGAATGCACTTGTCAAGGCGCTCGTCATGGTGAATCCCGACTCCCCGGTATTCGGCCCGGCCCCGGCCCGGGAGGCCTTGAGCGCCGGACTCGACCAGGCCGCCTTGACCGCGACGGTGTTCGGTGACCAGGGGTCGCCGTCGACGCAGTTCTATCCCGTCGGGATGTTGCCCGACGGCGCCGTCCCCGACGTGCACGCGCACGACCCCGCGAAACTGGCGGCCCTCGGCGCAGCAGGCGGCGACGTGGCGATCGGATACCCGACGGGCGACAGCAGCCTGCAGGAACTGGCGAACCAGATCCAGGTGATCCTGGCCCAGGCCGGTCTCAGCGCGACCATCCGCGACTTTCCGTCCGCCCAGTTCTTCGCTCTGGTCGAACACCCGGAGCAGCGCCCGGACCTGCTGCTCGCCTCGTTCAATCCCGATGCCGCACATCCGGATACCTGGTCGCGGATCTATCAGTACACGAACGCGCCGGTCAACCTCCAGGGCTGCTCGGTTCCCGCGGCCGACCAGCTGCTGGATGCCGGCAGTGCCGAACCCGACCCGGTGAAGTCGCAGGCGCTGTACGTCGAGGCTGCCAAGGCGTACCGCGACTCGCTGTGCTGGGTGAACCTCGGAGATCTCCACAACACCATCGCCGCGCGCAAGGGCTATACGGATTGGAGCAGTCAGCCGGCCTGGATGTGGGACACCGATTTTGCAGCGCTGAAGTATCAGGGCTGACATAGGTGCCCACCAACACTGGTAACACCGCTCGAGGTGTGCAGCGCCGCACCGAGATCATCGACGCCGCAATCGAAGTCATGGCCCGCGTCGGACTGGCCGGACTGTCGATGCGGGTGGTCGCCAGCCAGGCGGGAATACCGGTGGGGGCGTTGAGCTACTACTTCGACGACAAATCGGATCTGGTGGCCCAGGCTTTTCGCCAGCTGTCCGACCGCGAGATCGAACGTGTCGTGCACACCGCGAACCAGCTGCAGCCGTCGATGTCGGCCGAGGAGCTGGCCGATGCCGTGGCGGACATGATCATCGACGGGTTCACCTCGCCGCGGGGCGCGATCGTCACGCGCTACGAACTGGTGACCGAGGCCAGTCGCGACGAGCGGCTGCGCCCGATGTTCGAGGCCTGGTACGCGGCGATGGTGCCGGCGCTGAGCCGGCTGTTCCGGGAGCTGGGTTCCCATCAGCCAGAACTGGATTCGCGCACGGTGATGGCCGTGACCGCGGGTCTGGAGATCGACAACCTCTACCGGCCCCTGGGGCCGGTGGACAAGCGGCGGATCCGCGCGACCATCCGCCACACGTTCCGGGCATTGACCGCGTTGCACCACCACATGTGACACAGCTCCAGACAGAAGGCGGTATCTACCTTCATGGCCAGTGTTTTCGGACCGGACATCACATTCCTCGGCGTCCCGCGGTGTGACCTTGCCGACGTGTCGACCTATGCCGACGCCGACATCGTCATCCTCGGAGCACCTCTCGACGGCGGCACGACGTACCGATCCGGGACACGGTTCGGTCCCTCGGCGCTGCGACAGGCCTGCTATCTGCCGCAGGACGGCTCTCGGCCCAGCCTCGCCCTGCGCGTCGACGGCCTCAAAGACCTGCGGGTGTTCGACGCCGGCGACGTCGCGCTCTACAACGGCAACATCGACGAGGCGGTGCGATTGATCGAGGAGGAGGTGTACAAGATCTGCGCCGCCGGCGCGATTCCCATCGTGCTGGGTGGCGATCACACGATCGCCTGGCCCGACCACACCGGGGTCGCACGCCAGCACGGCTTCGGGAAGGTGTCGATGATCCACTTCGACGCCCACGCCGACACCGGTGACATCCACTCCGGGTCGCTGGTGGGGCACGGGACGCCGATGCGGCGGCTCATCGAGTCCGGCGCCCTGCGCGGCGACAGGTTCCTGCAGCTGGGCCTGCGCGGATACTGGCCCGACGAGCCGATACTGCAGTGGATGGCGGCCCAGGGGTTGCGGTCCTACGAGATGACCGAGATCGTGGCGCGCGGTCTTGAGACATGTCTGACCGAGGCTTTCGAGATCGCGACCGATGACTGTGAGGGCGTGTTCCTGTCGGTCGACATCGACGTGTGCGACCCCGGCCATGCCCCGGGCACGGGAACGCCGGAGCCCGGCGGCTTCTCGGCCCGGCAACTGCTGGATGCCGTGCGGCGAATCTGCTACGAGCTTCCGGTGCTGGGCGTCGACATCGTCGAGGTCGCACCGCCCTACGACCACGCGGACATCACGGCACTGCTGGGCAATCGTGTGGTGCTCGAGGTCGTCTCGGCGATTGCGCGGCGGCGCAAGGACGCAGCGCAGGGCACCACGTGGGATCCCAGCCAGCCGCTGCTGGCAGGGCGTGAGGTCGACGAGCAGTTACGACTGATCGCCGAAGGCGAAGAAGCCCGACGGCGCGGTGAGGGCGGCACCCGTCCGCACCATCACCACTGAGGCCCGCCGGTCAGAAGCTGTGCTGCGGCCCCTGGGCCTTTTTGTACAGCGCCTTGAGCATGCGGTCGCGGAACGCGGCGTTGTCGATCAGCTTCACGCCGGCTCCCGCCAGCTTGGGCTGTCCGATCAGCTTGTGCATGTAGCGACCGCGCTTGTACTCCCGGCCCCACGCCGCTTCCATGCGCTGCGCGTAGTTGGTGAAGTCGTCGGGGCCGCCGTTGGTCAGCGCCGCGACCGCGCATTCGCCTGCGGCGAGACCGGATTCGAGGGCCTTGGAGATGCCCGCACCCGAGGCCGGTTTGCCTGCGCCCAGCGAGTCACCGGTGAACAGGACGCCGGGGCGCCAGGGTGGCCACGCGGTGAAGCCCATGGGCAGTCGCCAGGCCCGCACGCTCTTGTTCTTCTTCAGCTCCTCGATGGGCGGAAGTTCCCAGTCGCGCGGCAGTGTGCGCAGGAAATCGCCCAGGAACTGGGTGGCATTAATGGACTGCCAGTTCTTGTAGCTGTTGACGTAGCCGAGGCCGATGTTGAACACGCCGTTGCCCATCGGGAACACCCAGCCGTAGCCCGGCAGCTGGTCACCCTCGAACATCAGCTTCAGATAGATGTCCAGCGAGTCGGAATCCGCGCGGTTGGCGTGCATCTCGGAGCGGATCGCGATGGCCTGATAGCCGTTGTACTGGGAGTCGATCTTGAGTGCGCGCTTGATGGGGGAGTAGGCGCCGTCCGCGGCGATCACCGCGTCGCCGTACACCTTCTCTCCACCCTTGAGGACGACGCCGATCACGCGGCCGGTGGCGTCCAACTCGGGCCCGGTCACCTCGGCGCCCTGGCGGATCTCGGCGCCGACGGACTCGGCGTGCTTGAGCAGCACGGTGTCGAGGTGCTCGCGGCTGACGGTGTGGCCGTGGTCGGGCATGCCGGGACGCTTGGGGAACGACAGCTCCCAGCGGCTCGGGCTGAACACCGTCACGCGATTGACCCGGTGATAGGTGGCG includes the following:
- a CDS encoding NAD(P)/FAD-dependent oxidoreductase; protein product: MTQRYDVVIAGGGPSGSAAAWQAAQTGAKVVVLDKAQFPRAKPCGDGLTARAVSYLQKMGLADEVATYHRVNRVTVFSPSRWELSFPKRPGMPDHGHTVSREHLDTVLLKHAESVGAEIRQGAEVTGPELDATGRVIGVVLKGGEKVYGDAVIAADGAYSPIKRALKIDSQYNGYQAIAIRSEMHANRADSDSLDIYLKLMFEGDQLPGYGWVFPMGNGVFNIGLGYVNSYKNWQSINATQFLGDFLRTLPRDWELPPIEELKKNKSVRAWRLPMGFTAWPPWRPGVLFTGDSLGAGKPASGAGISKALESGLAAGECAVAALTNGGPDDFTNYAQRMEAAWGREYKRGRYMHKLIGQPKLAGAGVKLIDNAAFRDRMLKALYKKAQGPQHSF
- a CDS encoding TetR/AcrR family transcriptional regulator; this encodes MPTNTGNTARGVQRRTEIIDAAIEVMARVGLAGLSMRVVASQAGIPVGALSYYFDDKSDLVAQAFRQLSDREIERVVHTANQLQPSMSAEELADAVADMIIDGFTSPRGAIVTRYELVTEASRDERLRPMFEAWYAAMVPALSRLFRELGSHQPELDSRTVMAVTAGLEIDNLYRPLGPVDKRRIRATIRHTFRALTALHHHM
- a CDS encoding SDR family NAD(P)-dependent oxidoreductase, with protein sequence MPTTVPSAYDLTGQVALVTGSSSDLGIGFASARLLGQFNAAVMVTGTTDRAAERAAELRAEGIVAHSFVADLMDPDAAGDLVAATIAEFGKLDILVNNAGLASVNIPERPNSLMVMTDEEWALALRRNVDSAFFVTRAALPGMVERGYGRIINVASTAGILTAYTGDVGYHTAKAAMLGMTRSVAVDYAKNGVTANVVIPGWIATAAQLPSEVAAGNATPIGRSASAAEVAAGIAFFATPGASYVTGTTLAIDGGNSIAGATGPE
- a CDS encoding ABC transporter substrate-binding protein, whose amino-acid sequence is MNRLSVTAGSLALTVVMLTGTACSGSTNQATDAAALMSSVRTPMLSDPPPLDPDVFYQPEGLMIMTSAYQGLLQYAPGSTTLQGLLATKWAVSEDGLTYTFTLRDGVRFSDGTPFDSAAAKSSFQRRIDMAAGPSYMLADVADMQTPDPQTFVVTLTKPVAPFLDYLASPYGPLMTSPTAVAEHAVGGDRAAAWLATRTAGTGPYELTEAVPASRYTMTANENYWGDKPQISKVEMPVINATAVQRLQLENGQLDMILHGLSKGDYEGLATGANTEVRQENALVKALVMVNPDSPVFGPAPAREALSAGLDQAALTATVFGDQGSPSTQFYPVGMLPDGAVPDVHAHDPAKLAALGAAGGDVAIGYPTGDSSLQELANQIQVILAQAGLSATIRDFPSAQFFALVEHPEQRPDLLLASFNPDAAHPDTWSRIYQYTNAPVNLQGCSVPAADQLLDAGSAEPDPVKSQALYVEAAKAYRDSLCWVNLGDLHNTIAARKGYTDWSSQPAWMWDTDFAALKYQG
- the speB gene encoding agmatinase, which encodes MASVFGPDITFLGVPRCDLADVSTYADADIVILGAPLDGGTTYRSGTRFGPSALRQACYLPQDGSRPSLALRVDGLKDLRVFDAGDVALYNGNIDEAVRLIEEEVYKICAAGAIPIVLGGDHTIAWPDHTGVARQHGFGKVSMIHFDAHADTGDIHSGSLVGHGTPMRRLIESGALRGDRFLQLGLRGYWPDEPILQWMAAQGLRSYEMTEIVARGLETCLTEAFEIATDDCEGVFLSVDIDVCDPGHAPGTGTPEPGGFSARQLLDAVRRICYELPVLGVDIVEVAPPYDHADITALLGNRVVLEVVSAIARRRKDAAQGTTWDPSQPLLAGREVDEQLRLIAEGEEARRRGEGGTRPHHHH